The proteins below are encoded in one region of Phycisphaerae bacterium:
- a CDS encoding SMP-30/gluconolactonase/LRE family protein, whose translation MKSVILLAVFAVLPEQVAPLEHVASLNEMLRSPARVAVSSDGQVLVTDPSRRQIVRFDALGNLLGSWPVPERPIGLAVHPDGRYFVSYRDEPGVGIYDSTFTRIGLLGEGQPLVAFTRPTDIDVATDTGRIYVVDSGADRIYGFESTGGLALIFGTHGEGLGQFQYPSAIAVDEERSRLLVADQDNFRVQVFSTSGLLLGRFGFRNKYLPSGGQEGWLPRTQGIAVDDQGYIYLADALMNTVRIFAPNGMELGKVIEHGQAAGAVRTPCDLALSPDGQRLYVASTNTSTVEIFATPTLPAPRGMSIEIVGDGHTAGTNDSAHDTEFRRTKEARGVTKEKGLRPSHAEPSHVDSLADSGHTPIAGFAVLSSYEGPHMINATVICGRCHGIAGQPGGNPATLEGQITLCMSCHSSGGQAMSTPLNAADIIHGNDGPGRSHPWGVPAVNEDFGSTGPHAGGDMAAYLASGGLIKCGTCHDQHSNDAGSPYLRVRNTRGSMCKECHTGRSDHTPDSAWQPNCNECHAPHDSSSYNLSLIATSVENRTLDMMMPVVFTARTGPGSFDDGNPASNDGICQVCHTATAYHRYDGSSAGHHGGSDCTACHPHEDGFLATGGACDACHGAPPATGAHLAHFGGTAEDANYGGVENLSLPASHVFQCGNCHPHASSRHLNGTVEIELYYPGAPPDSLKGRNPATAEYTPGPVAHTDVNGIPYSLGSCSNVYCHSQTVWSSPTPISAPLVDSGTGFPILDANGNLTYDPYSVTESRDYAVVSWGDSALGCNACHRNNPQTSFPDVRAGVGNSHGWIDDFGYEDLHAWNMGFDPLTCRVCHFATVQDEMTWVRDAQDITHFDDAPIADRSIHVNGAIEVVFDPVNPVVYPATGRTYEYNLATAAYDPSSKTCSNVGCHLNQAAPEWGKPYRWWDPFECDQCHQYGGPWPRGSSEIVLEQPTMHFDPIELEKSASSGDPAICTRCHQGHTLRRDQDPAPVRKETRSTLRDER comes from the coding sequence ATGAAATCCGTCATCCTGCTCGCCGTTTTTGCAGTGCTACCGGAACAGGTCGCACCCCTGGAGCATGTTGCTTCGCTTAATGAAATGTTGCGGAGCCCCGCACGAGTCGCCGTGTCGTCGGACGGTCAGGTCCTGGTAACTGACCCGTCGCGCCGGCAGATCGTACGATTCGATGCCCTCGGGAATCTGCTTGGTAGCTGGCCGGTGCCCGAGCGCCCGATCGGCCTCGCCGTGCACCCGGACGGTCGCTACTTCGTCTCCTATCGCGATGAGCCCGGCGTGGGGATCTACGATTCGACGTTCACTCGAATCGGTCTCCTGGGCGAAGGGCAGCCTCTCGTTGCCTTTACACGTCCGACGGACATCGATGTCGCTACGGACACCGGGAGAATCTATGTCGTCGATTCCGGCGCGGATCGCATCTACGGCTTCGAAAGCACGGGCGGCCTGGCACTCATCTTCGGCACCCATGGCGAAGGATTGGGGCAGTTTCAATATCCCAGCGCTATCGCGGTGGATGAAGAACGCAGTCGTCTGCTCGTCGCGGACCAAGACAACTTCCGCGTCCAGGTGTTCTCGACGTCGGGCCTGCTCCTCGGGCGATTCGGGTTTCGCAACAAGTACCTGCCCTCAGGCGGACAAGAGGGCTGGCTGCCTCGCACGCAGGGAATCGCCGTCGACGATCAAGGATACATCTACCTTGCCGACGCGCTGATGAACACCGTGCGAATCTTCGCCCCCAATGGCATGGAACTGGGCAAAGTCATTGAGCACGGACAAGCGGCAGGTGCGGTGCGCACACCGTGCGATCTTGCATTGAGCCCTGACGGCCAGCGGCTGTATGTCGCCAGCACGAATACTTCTACCGTTGAGATCTTCGCCACGCCCACGCTGCCGGCGCCACGAGGCATGAGTATCGAGATTGTCGGCGACGGCCACACGGCAGGAACGAATGACTCGGCCCACGACACGGAATTCCGTCGGACCAAGGAAGCACGGGGCGTGACGAAAGAGAAAGGGCTGCGGCCCTCTCACGCTGAACCATCTCATGTTGATTCGCTCGCCGACTCCGGGCATACGCCAATCGCTGGATTCGCGGTCCTGTCAAGCTACGAAGGTCCACACATGATCAACGCAACGGTGATCTGCGGGCGGTGCCACGGGATCGCCGGTCAACCCGGCGGTAACCCCGCGACGCTCGAAGGGCAGATTACACTTTGCATGTCCTGTCACAGCAGCGGTGGCCAGGCGATGAGCACACCGCTCAATGCGGCGGATATTATCCACGGGAACGATGGCCCCGGGCGTTCGCATCCCTGGGGAGTTCCCGCCGTAAACGAAGATTTCGGCTCGACCGGACCCCATGCAGGCGGCGACATGGCGGCCTACCTCGCCTCCGGCGGCCTCATCAAGTGCGGCACATGCCACGACCAGCACAGCAATGATGCTGGTTCGCCGTATCTGCGGGTCCGCAACACCCGCGGCTCCATGTGCAAGGAGTGCCACACGGGGAGGAGCGATCACACCCCTGACAGCGCATGGCAACCGAACTGCAATGAATGTCACGCGCCGCACGATTCCTCAAGCTACAATCTGTCGTTGATCGCAACGTCCGTGGAGAACAGGACGCTGGACATGATGATGCCCGTCGTGTTCACGGCTCGTACGGGTCCCGGAAGCTTCGACGACGGGAATCCCGCCAGCAACGACGGCATCTGTCAGGTATGCCACACGGCCACCGCCTATCATCGATATGACGGATCATCGGCCGGGCACCACGGAGGTTCCGACTGCACCGCCTGTCACCCGCATGAAGACGGCTTCCTGGCAACCGGGGGCGCTTGCGATGCCTGTCACGGCGCTCCGCCGGCAACGGGGGCCCACCTGGCGCACTTCGGCGGAACGGCCGAAGACGCCAATTACGGTGGCGTCGAGAATCTCTCGCTCCCCGCGTCGCACGTATTTCAATGTGGCAACTGCCACCCACACGCGTCATCGCGGCATCTCAACGGCACCGTTGAGATTGAACTGTATTATCCTGGAGCCCCGCCCGACAGTCTGAAGGGGCGCAACCCGGCTACAGCGGAATATACGCCGGGGCCCGTTGCGCACACGGATGTCAACGGCATCCCCTACTCGTTGGGCTCATGTTCAAATGTCTACTGCCACAGCCAAACCGTCTGGTCGTCGCCCACGCCGATTTCCGCGCCGCTGGTCGATTCCGGAACGGGATTTCCAATCCTGGATGCAAACGGCAACCTGACCTACGACCCGTATTCCGTAACAGAATCGAGGGATTACGCCGTCGTAAGCTGGGGAGACTCCGCACTGGGCTGTAATGCCTGCCATCGAAACAACCCTCAGACTTCATTCCCGGATGTTCGAGCGGGCGTGGGAAATTCGCACGGCTGGATCGACGACTTCGGCTACGAGGATCTCCACGCATGGAATATGGGGTTCGATCCGCTGACGTGCCGGGTATGTCACTTTGCCACGGTTCAGGACGAGATGACCTGGGTGCGCGATGCGCAGGATATCACGCATTTCGACGATGCGCCGATTGCCGATAGATCCATTCACGTGAACGGCGCCATTGAAGTCGTTTTCGATCCTGTAAACCCCGTGGTCTATCCGGCGACGGGCCGCACATATGAGTACAATCTGGCCACTGCTGCATACGATCCTTCGAGCAAGACCTGCTCTAACGTCGGTTGCCACCTGAATCAGGCCGCCCCGGAATGGGGCAAGCCCTATCGGTGGTGGGATCCGTTCGAGTGCGACCAATGTCATCAGTACGGCGGACCCTGGCCGCGGGGTTCGTCGGAGATCGTTCTCGAACAACCGACCATGCATTTTGATCCGATTGAGTTGGAGAAGTCCGCCTCATCGGGCGATCCGGCAATCTGTACGCGCTGCCACCAGGGACATACCCTCCGTCGCGATCAAGACCCAGCACCCGTGCGGAAGGAAACGCGCTCAACGCTGCGTGACGAGCGATAG